One window from the genome of Alnus glutinosa chromosome 13, dhAlnGlut1.1, whole genome shotgun sequence encodes:
- the LOC133853773 gene encoding uncharacterized protein LOC133853773 translates to MSALSIGIATTAITVRTNLTPPNSSRLRVSCIGWDPEGLLGPPQTGHIAKREFKRRLERDSEAREAFESQVREEKERRRALRQSRVVPDTPVELIEYFLDTEAQEIEIEIARLRPRLNQEFFSQLQFELGQLRFAVSKTQNVEDRLIELEALQKALLEGTEAYDKMQADLITAKENLNKILTSKDLKATLLEMVEQNEINRSLLTLLDENIANAHKCNQKQAAEFMEKLRGAILRYMTV, encoded by the exons ATGTCCGCTCTCAGCATCGGTATAGCCACTACCGCCATAACCGTCCGTACAAATCTCACACCTCCGAACTCTTCCCGGCTCAGAGTTTCCTGCATTGGATGG GACCCAGAAGGCTTACTCGGTCCGCCGCAGACCGGCCACATCGCGAAGCGTGAGTTCAAGAggcggcttgagagagactctGAAGCTCGGGAAGCCTTCGAAAGCCAAGTTCGCGAAGAAAAGGAGCGCCGCCGTGCGCTTCGACAG TCTCGGGTTGTTCCAGATACTCCGGTGGAGCTGATCGAGTACTTTCTGGACACCGAAGCTCAAGAGATTGAGATTGAGATCGCGAGGTTGAGGCCGCG ATTGAACCAGGAATTCTTTTCACAGCTACAATTTGAGCTGGGTCAGCTTCGATTTGCTGTTTCAAAAACCCAG AACGTGGAAGATAGATTGATTGAGCTAGAAGCACTGCAGAAGGCCCTGCTGGAAGGAACAG AAGCATATGATAAAATGCAAGCTGACCTCATAACAGCAAAAGAAAACCTAAACAAAATCTTGACATCAAAGGATCTAAAAGCCACT TTATTGGAGATGGTCGAGCAGAATGAAATAAATAGATCCTTATTGACCCTTCTTGATGAAAACATAGCAAATGCCCACAAGTGTAACCAG AAACAAGCAGCGGAATTTATGGAAAAGCTTCGTGGGGCGATTCTCAGGTACATGACAGTTTAG
- the LOC133854273 gene encoding pectinesterase inhibitor 9-like, with protein MDLIVKNKKSYQLLSLGDMARVLGLSFLLLCFVLHRAGMAESGDARHSSPTAFIKSSCKATRYPALCVHCLSGYASAIRQNERQLAQTALSVSLARARSAAAFVAKITKVRGIKAREHQGVKDCIENLGDSVDRLSQSLQELGRLGRAGGRRDFMWHMSNVQTWVSAALTDDNTCLDGFAGRVFDGNVKATIQRRVNNVAQVTSNALALANRFASRHRPSMAAEKP; from the coding sequence ATGGATTtgattgtgaaaaataaaaaatcctaccAACTTTTATCCTTGGGAGACATGGCAAGAGTACTTGGGCTTTCCTTTCTACTTCTCTGCTTCGTTCTTCACAGGGCTGGCATGGCAGAGTCGGGCGATGCCAGACATTCCAGCCCTACAGCTTTCATCAAGTCCTCGTGCAAGGCCACTCGCTACCCTGCACTTTGCGTTCATTGTCTTTCTGGTTACGCAAGTGCGATTAGACAAAACGAGCGACAGCTAGCTCAAACAGCCTTGTCAGTGAGCTTAGCCAGGGCGCGTTCGGCTGCGGCGTTTGTGGCCAAGATTACTAAGGTCAGGGGGATCAAGGCCAGGGAGCATCAAGGCGTCAAAGACTGCATAGAGAATTTGGGTGACAGCGTGGACAGGCTTAGCCAGTCGCTCCAGGAGCTTGGCCGTCTGGGCAGAGCTGGGGGACGTCGCGACTTCATGTGGCACATGAGCAACGTGCAAACATGGGTCAGTGCGGCGCTTACTGACGACAACACTTGTCTCGATGGGTTTGCCGGGCGGGTGTTTGATGGAAATGTCAAGGCTACTATACAGAGAAGGGTCAACAATGTTGCTCAAGTCACTAGCAACGCCCTTGCACTGGCCAACCGTTTTGCTTCAAGACACCGACCTTCAATGGCAGCAGAAAAGCCTTAG
- the LOC133854148 gene encoding elongation factor G-2, chloroplastic, producing the protein MAAETVRVSASSVCNFSINGSQRRPAIPLSPARFLGLRPRRPHSSSSSEFLGSGRLSSVSSKRSTSQSRGNFSVFAMASDETKRTVPLKDYRNIGIMAHIDAGKTTTTERVLYYTGRNYKIGEVHEGTATMDWMEQEQERGITITSAATTTFWNKHRINIIDTPGHVDFTLEVERALRVLDGTICLFDSVAGVEPQSETVWRQADRYGVPRICFVNKMDRLGANFFRTRDMIVTNLGAKPLVIQIPIGSEDNFKGVVDLVKMKAIIWSGEELGAKFVYENIPADLQELAQEYRSQMIETVVELDDQAMESYLEGVEPDEETIKKLIRKGTISLSFVPVLCGSAFKNKGVQPLLDAVVDYLPSPLDVPAMKGTDPENPEVTIERPASDDEPFSGLAFKIMSDSFVGSLTFVRVYSGRLTAGSYVLNANKGKKERIGRLLEMHANSREDVKVALTGDIIALAGLKDTITGETLCDPENPIVLERMDFPDPVIKVAIEPKTKADIDKMATGLIKLAQEDPSFHFSRDEEINQTVIEGMGELHLEIIVDRLKREYKVEANVGAPQVNYRESISRVSEVKYIHKKQSGGQGQFADITVRFEPMEPGSGYEFKSEIKGGAVPREYIPGVMKGLEECMSNGVLAGFPVVDVRAALVDGSYHDVDSSVLAFQLAARGAFREGMRKAGPKMLEPIMKVEVVTPEEHLGDVIGDLNSRRGQINSFSDKPGGLKVVDALVPLAEMFQYVSTLRGMTKGRASYTMQLAKFDVVPQYIQDQLVAKEQVAA; encoded by the exons atggcgGCAGAGACAGTGAGAGTGTCAGCTTCGTCGGTGTGCAATTTCAGTATCAATGGGTCTCAGAGAAGGCCTGCCATCCCTCTCTCCCCAGCTCGCTTTCTGGGTCTTCGTCCTCGACGACcacactcttcttcttcttccgaGTTCCTTGGCTCTGGGCGCCTCAGCTCAGTATCTTCCAAGCGCTCCACTTCTCAGAGCAGAGGAAATTTCTCTGTCTTCGCCATGGCCTCTGACG AGACAAAGCGAACAGTACCATTGAAGGATTATCGCAATATTGGAATTATGGCTCACATAGATGCAGGAAAAACTACTACTACTGAACGGGTTCTTTACTATACAGGAAGAAACTATAAAATAGGGGAGGTACATGAAGGGACGGCTACAATGGATTGGATGGagcaagaacaagaaagagGGATTACCATAACATCTGCTGCAACTACCACATTTTGGAACAAACACCGgattaacattattgatactcCTGGCCATGTCGACTTCACCCTTGAAGTGGAGCGGGCTCTCAGGGTATTGGATGGCACTATATGCTTGTTTGATAGCGTTGCTGGTGTGGAACCACAATCTGAAACTGTGTGGAGACAAGCTGATAGATATGGGGTACCAAGAATATGCTTTGTCAATAAGATGGATCGACTTGGAGCAAACTTTTTCCGGACAAGAGACATGATAGTGACAAATTTGGGTGCTAAACCTCTGGTGATTCAAATACCAATTGGTTCTGAAGATAATTTTAAGGGAGTTGTTGATCTTGTGAAGATGAAAGCTATAATTTGGTCAGGGGAAGAGTTGGGTGCTAAATTTGTGTATGAGAATATTCCAGCAGATCTTCAGGAGCTGGCACAAGAGTATCGGTCACAGATGATAGAAACCGTAGTTGAGTTAGATGATCAAGCTATGGAGAGCTACCTAGAAGGAGTTGAGCCTGATGAGGAAACCATTAAGAAATTAATAAGGAAAGGAACCATCTCGCTCAGTTTTGTCCCAGTATTATGTGGCTCAGCTTTTAAAAATAAGGGAGTTCAACCATTGCTTGACGCTGTGGTTGATTATTTGCCTTCTCCACTTGACGTGCCAGCAATGAAGGGGACTGACCCAGAAAACCCAGAAGTGACAATTGAAAGGCCTGCAAGTGATGATGAACCATTTTCCGGACTTGCTTTCAAGATCATGAGCGATTCATTTGTGGGATCCCTTACATTTGTGAGAGTGTATTCAGGGAGGCTGACGGCAGGGTCCTATGTACTAAAtgcaaacaaaggaaaaaaagagaggattGGTAGACTTCTAGAAATGCATGCAAACAGTAGAGAGGACGTTAAGGTAGCTTTAACGGGTGACATAATTGCTCTTGCTGGTCTAAAAGATACCATTACAGGTGAAACATTGTGTGATCCTGAGAACCCCATTGTGCTTGAACGGATGGACTTCCCTGATCCTGTGATTAAGGTTGCGATTGAACCCAAAACTAAAGCTGATATTGATAAGATGGCAACAGGATTGATCAAACTTGCTCAAGAAGACCCTTCTTTCCACTTCTCACGGGATGAAGAGATCAACCAGACTGTAATTGAAGGAATGGGGGAATTGCACCTTGAGATCATTGTGGATCGGCTCAAGAGGGAGTATAAG GTGGAAGCTAACGTTGGTGCTCCCCAAGTAAACTACCGAGAAAGCATTTCTAGAGTCTCTGAAGTGAAGTATATTCACAAGAAACAGTCCGGTGGACAAGGTCAGTTTGCTGACATAACTGTAAGGTTTGAACCTATGGAACCAGGTAGTGGATATGAATTCAAGAGTGAAATCAAGGGAGGTGCAGTGCCCAGAGAATACATTCCGGGAGTGATGAAAGGATTGGAGGAGTGTATGAGTAATGGTGTGCTTGCAGGCTTTCCTGTAGTTGATGTACGTGCTGCCCTAGTAGATGGTTCTTACCATGATGTCGATTCAAGTGTCCTGGCATTCCAGCTGGCAGCCAGAGGAGCTTTTCGTGAAGGGATGAGGAAGGCTGGCCCAAAGATGCTTGAACCTATAATGAAAGTTGAAGTTGTCACGCCTGAAGAACATTTAGGGGATGTGATTGGTGATCTAAACTCAAGGAGAGGTCAGATCAACAGCTTTAGTGACAAACCTGGTGGTCTCAAG GTGGTCGATGCGCTGGTCCCTCTGGCAGAGATGTTCCAATACGTTAGCACACTCCGAGGCATGACAAAAGGTCGTGCATCCTACACCATGCAATTAGCCAAGTTTGATGTTGTCCCTCAATACATCCAGGATCAGCTTGTTGCCAAGGAGCAAGTTGCTGCTTAA